One part of the Natronorubrum sediminis genome encodes these proteins:
- a CDS encoding ATP-binding cassette domain-containing protein, protein MTERESTGNSADLTEASSSAETGPANTSRNQSSARAREDRPRNRSAGEKADGTFDSEPTVESVPLAIETSGLRKHFGETKAVDGIDLSVPAGRIYGLLGPNGAGKTTTIRMLATLLRPDAGSARVLGHDVVSDADSVRSRVSLTGQFASVDEDLTGNENLLLLARLLGYSRSRAKERTAELIDAFGLTEAATRQVKTYSGGMRRRLDIAASIVVTPDLLFLDEPTTGLDPRNRNQVWDIIRALVNNGTTVLLTTQYLDEADYLADRIAVIDAGKIIAEGTPSELKSSVGSGVLNVRLRDSERRADAKRLLADVLETPIELESDPAALSARISDAENAANAFAVLSRSGIEVTDFALGQPSLDEVFLALTNRPATGESTDGGNSR, encoded by the coding sequence ATGACGGAACGCGAATCGACGGGAAACAGCGCTGATCTCACAGAAGCCTCGAGTTCCGCAGAGACGGGACCGGCCAACACGAGTCGGAACCAATCGTCGGCGAGGGCCCGCGAAGACCGGCCTCGAAATCGCTCCGCCGGTGAGAAGGCCGATGGTACCTTCGATAGCGAACCGACGGTCGAGAGCGTCCCATTGGCAATTGAGACCAGCGGTCTCCGCAAACACTTCGGCGAGACGAAAGCCGTCGACGGAATCGACCTGAGCGTTCCCGCCGGCAGAATTTACGGGCTTTTGGGACCGAATGGCGCGGGGAAGACGACCACGATCCGCATGCTCGCGACGTTGTTGCGCCCCGACGCCGGATCGGCGAGGGTACTCGGTCACGACGTCGTGAGCGACGCCGATTCAGTGCGATCCAGAGTGAGCCTGACCGGCCAGTTCGCGTCGGTGGACGAGGATCTCACTGGGAACGAGAACCTCCTCCTGTTGGCTCGGTTGTTGGGCTACTCGAGGTCGCGAGCCAAGGAACGAACTGCCGAACTGATCGACGCCTTCGGCCTGACCGAGGCGGCGACGCGTCAGGTGAAAACGTACTCCGGCGGCATGCGACGACGACTCGACATCGCGGCGAGCATCGTCGTCACCCCGGATTTGCTCTTCCTCGACGAACCGACGACCGGACTCGATCCCCGAAACCGAAATCAGGTCTGGGACATTATCCGAGCTCTCGTCAACAACGGGACGACGGTGCTCCTGACCACGCAGTACCTCGACGAGGCCGACTACCTGGCGGATCGAATCGCCGTCATCGACGCCGGAAAGATCATCGCCGAGGGAACGCCGAGCGAACTCAAGTCCTCGGTCGGATCGGGCGTACTGAACGTCCGATTACGCGATTCTGAGCGAAGGGCGGACGCCAAACGGTTGCTCGCCGACGTACTCGAAACACCCATCGAACTCGAGTCCGATCCGGCGGCGCTGTCGGCGCGAATTTCCGACGCCGAAAACGCTGCGAACGCGTTCGCGGTACTCTCTCGATCCGGGATCGAGGTAACCGATTTCGCGCTCGGTCAGCCGAGTCTCGACGAGGTTTTCCTCGCACTGACCAATCGTCCGGCGACCGGCGAATCGACCGACGGAGGTAATTCTCGATGA
- a CDS encoding ABC transporter permease has translation MTTSSEPDEADVEMLRSAVATGERPDGPNAVSSSLTFGWRALLKIKHVPEQLFDVTVFPIMFLLMFTYLFGGALAGSTGAYLQDLLPGILAMTVVFITIYTGVTLNNDIDKGVFDRFRTLPIWQPSVIVGALLGDAVRYTIASTLVIVLGLVLGFRPEGGVVGVLAAVTLLLVFSFSLSWIWTALGFVMRSPESLMGVSMMILFPLTFVSNVFVDPETMPGWLEAFVEINPVSHLVTAMRGLMHGTATAGEIGIVLAMSVVLVVVFGPITMYLFRTST, from the coding sequence ATGACGACCTCGAGCGAGCCCGACGAGGCGGACGTCGAGATGCTCCGATCGGCAGTGGCGACCGGTGAGCGGCCGGACGGACCGAACGCCGTCTCCTCGTCGCTCACGTTCGGCTGGCGGGCGTTGTTGAAGATCAAGCACGTCCCCGAACAGCTGTTCGACGTGACCGTCTTCCCGATCATGTTCCTGTTGATGTTCACGTACCTGTTCGGCGGGGCGCTCGCCGGTTCGACGGGCGCGTATCTGCAGGATCTCCTGCCGGGTATCCTCGCGATGACGGTCGTATTCATCACGATCTACACGGGCGTCACGCTGAACAACGACATCGACAAGGGCGTCTTCGATCGGTTCCGGACGCTACCAATCTGGCAACCGTCGGTCATCGTCGGCGCGCTGCTCGGCGATGCGGTCCGGTATACGATCGCGTCGACGCTCGTGATCGTCCTCGGTCTGGTACTCGGGTTCCGTCCGGAAGGCGGTGTAGTTGGAGTGCTGGCGGCGGTCACATTGTTGCTCGTCTTTTCCTTTAGCCTGTCGTGGATCTGGACCGCACTCGGGTTCGTCATGCGCTCGCCCGAGTCGCTCATGGGCGTGAGCATGATGATCCTGTTCCCGCTCACGTTCGTCAGCAACGTGTTCGTCGACCCCGAAACGATGCCAGGTTGGCTCGAGGCGTTCGTCGAAATCAACCCCGTCAGTCACCTCGTGACGGCGATGCGCGGGTTGATGCACGGCACTGCGACGGCCGGAGAGATCGGCATCGTGTTGGCCATGTCCGTCGTACTCGTCGTCGTCTTCGGCCCGATCACCATGTACCTCTTCCGAACGTCGACGTAA
- a CDS encoding NAD(P)-dependent oxidoreductase, translating into MSSLGFIGLGSMGGPMAKNLVSAGHDLTAYDLDDDALEAIADAGATAATSTADAVEGAEVVFLSLPGPDNVDAVVEEIEADLEEGTILVDLTTSTPGTTEAIEDRLSDRDIDVLGAPVSGGSSGANAGTLSIIVGGDEAVFEACEPLFEVIGSDIFHVGDGVGHGHAVKLLNNYLSNIALLATSEAVILGDAAGLDRQTLVDVFSVSSGRNSANQDKIPNYVLTGEYDMGFKIGLMEKDMRLLSEFAGEQQVPMLLGHLTRDLAGYAKTKKGFDSDMTRVYDFLEEFMLE; encoded by the coding sequence GTGTCTTCTCTTGGATTCATCGGACTCGGCTCGATGGGCGGACCGATGGCGAAAAACCTGGTTTCGGCGGGCCACGACCTAACGGCGTACGACCTCGACGACGACGCACTCGAGGCAATCGCCGACGCCGGCGCGACGGCGGCGACGTCCACCGCGGACGCAGTCGAGGGCGCGGAGGTCGTCTTCCTCTCGCTTCCGGGTCCGGACAACGTCGACGCGGTCGTCGAGGAAATCGAAGCCGACCTCGAGGAGGGGACGATCCTCGTCGATCTCACCACCTCGACGCCGGGGACGACGGAAGCGATCGAAGACCGACTCAGTGACCGGGATATCGACGTGTTGGGTGCGCCCGTCAGCGGCGGGTCCTCCGGTGCGAATGCCGGAACGCTGTCGATCATCGTCGGCGGCGACGAGGCGGTCTTCGAGGCGTGTGAACCGCTCTTCGAAGTCATCGGCTCGGACATCTTCCACGTCGGCGACGGCGTCGGCCACGGTCACGCGGTCAAACTCCTCAACAATTACCTCTCGAACATCGCGCTGCTGGCGACCTCCGAGGCGGTGATCCTCGGCGACGCAGCGGGCCTCGACAGACAGACGCTCGTCGACGTCTTCAGCGTCTCCAGCGGGAGAAACAGCGCGAATCAGGACAAGATTCCGAACTACGTGCTCACCGGCGAGTACGATATGGGCTTCAAAATCGGCCTCATGGAGAAGGACATGCGGCTGCTCTCGGAATTCGCGGGCGAACAACAGGTCCCGATGCTCCTCGGTCACCTCACCCGCGACCTCGCGGGCTACGCGAAGACGAAGAAAGGCTTCGACAGCGACATGACTCGAGTGTACGACTTTTTGGAAGAATTCATGCTCGAGTGA
- a CDS encoding S9 family peptidase has translation MGSYEIERYLNIRSAYGASFSPDGECLSFLMNTTGTGQLWTLEEPRAWPEQRTFYDERVTFASWSPERPEVVFGMDEGGNERAQLFKLDADTGEITNLTAKPDAKHRWGGWSHDGERFAFASNRRDESVFDIYVQDRTETGDEATLVYEGDGWLSLSGWSPDDSRLLVSQAYSNFDQDLYVLDLEAEEPELEHLTPHEGNVRYQSASWAPDGTGLYLVTDEGDADTLYLAYLDLERESGSDSKTGGLETVVEGGEWNVDGIALDDETGRFVYSRNVEGYTELTVGEFDANDPTAFETFPEPDLLGGIAGGVSFDPDAERFALSTSGDTVNTNVFVVDIETGETERWTDAPTAGIPRETFDASDLVHVESFDGLEVPGFLTLPDDREEGTTPVIVDIHGGPESQRRPSFSSVKQYFLDRGYAYFEPNVRGSAGYGAEYAALDDVEKRMDSVADIEACVEWLQDHPAVDSDRIVAKGGSYGGFMVLASLTEYPDLWAAGIDVVGIANFVTFLENTGDWRRELREAEYGSLAEDREFLEKISPINNVEHIDSPLFVLHGENDPRVPVGEAEQIAEQAAEQGVPVRTLIFDDEGHGFSKLENRIEAYTEIVDFLDEHV, from the coding sequence ATGGGCAGCTACGAGATCGAACGCTACCTCAACATCCGCAGCGCGTACGGCGCGTCCTTTAGCCCCGACGGCGAGTGCCTCTCGTTTCTGATGAACACGACCGGAACCGGCCAGCTCTGGACGCTCGAGGAGCCCCGGGCCTGGCCCGAGCAACGGACGTTCTACGACGAACGCGTAACGTTCGCGTCGTGGTCGCCGGAGCGTCCGGAAGTAGTCTTTGGGATGGACGAAGGCGGCAACGAACGTGCGCAGCTATTCAAATTGGACGCCGACACCGGCGAGATCACGAACCTCACGGCCAAGCCGGACGCGAAACACCGCTGGGGTGGCTGGAGCCACGACGGCGAGCGATTCGCGTTCGCCTCGAACCGACGCGACGAGTCGGTTTTCGACATCTACGTTCAGGATCGGACGGAGACGGGTGACGAGGCGACGCTCGTCTACGAAGGCGACGGCTGGCTCTCGCTTTCGGGGTGGAGCCCCGACGATTCGCGGCTGCTCGTCTCGCAGGCGTACTCGAACTTCGATCAGGACCTCTACGTGCTCGACCTCGAAGCTGAGGAACCCGAACTCGAGCACCTGACACCCCACGAGGGTAACGTCCGATACCAGAGCGCCAGTTGGGCACCCGACGGAACTGGACTCTACCTCGTCACCGACGAGGGCGACGCGGACACGCTGTATCTGGCGTATCTCGACCTCGAGCGCGAGTCGGGAAGCGACTCGAAGACGGGCGGCCTCGAGACGGTCGTCGAGGGAGGAGAGTGGAACGTCGACGGCATCGCGCTCGACGACGAGACGGGCCGGTTCGTTTACTCGCGAAACGTCGAGGGCTACACCGAACTGACGGTCGGCGAGTTCGACGCGAACGATCCGACCGCGTTCGAGACGTTCCCGGAACCCGACCTGCTGGGCGGGATCGCGGGCGGCGTCAGCTTCGACCCCGACGCGGAACGCTTCGCGCTCTCGACCAGCGGCGACACGGTCAACACGAACGTCTTCGTCGTCGATATCGAAACCGGCGAGACAGAGCGCTGGACCGACGCCCCGACGGCCGGAATTCCTCGAGAGACGTTCGACGCGTCCGATCTCGTCCACGTCGAGAGTTTCGACGGATTGGAGGTACCTGGCTTTCTGACACTCCCCGACGACCGAGAGGAGGGGACCACGCCGGTTATCGTCGACATCCACGGCGGCCCCGAGAGCCAACGTCGCCCCTCTTTCTCGAGCGTCAAGCAGTACTTCCTCGATCGGGGTTACGCCTACTTCGAGCCGAACGTCCGCGGGTCGGCGGGCTACGGCGCTGAGTACGCTGCCCTCGACGACGTCGAAAAGCGGATGGATTCCGTCGCTGATATCGAGGCCTGCGTCGAGTGGCTCCAGGACCATCCCGCAGTCGACTCCGACCGAATCGTCGCGAAGGGTGGCTCCTACGGCGGGTTCATGGTGCTCGCGTCGCTGACCGAGTACCCCGACCTGTGGGCCGCCGGCATCGACGTCGTCGGCATCGCGAACTTCGTCACGTTCCTCGAGAACACCGGAGACTGGCGTCGAGAGCTTCGAGAGGCCGAGTACGGCAGCCTCGCCGAGGACCGCGAGTTCCTCGAGAAGATTTCGCCGATCAACAACGTCGAACACATCGATTCGCCGTTGTTCGTCCTCCACGGCGAGAACGACCCGCGCGTGCCCGTCGGTGAAGCCGAACAGATCGCCGAGCAGGCGGCCGAACAGGGCGTCCCCGTTCGCACGCTCATCTTCGACGACGAGGGCCACGGCTTCTCGAAACTCGAGAACCGGATCGAAGCCTATACTGAGATCGTCGACTTCCTCGACGAGCACGTATAA
- a CDS encoding glycosyltransferase family 4 protein, protein MQIAFVSIETVHHHDTETNQRCQTVLEVLRDHGHDVHCFCARFWDDESPSLERDDVTYHAVTDDVESRRSFCLRLPFDLAAASPDVVHASARPPTTVLAAAGGATLARTPLLVEWYGDDGVDDEQWTRRATKRGDRLITPSELVATWVRERGGDGDCVETIPNPIDIDRIQEVSPGEEVDVVYARRLDEGANLESLLLGLAELRDRDWSTTVIGDGPEREAYERLASDLRIDDRITFAGECSLEDRLAAYRGAHVFAQTAEHCVFPTEMCWALASGCVGIVEYHANSSAHELVEGWDRGFRTTSEEELADAILEAGDLEYRDFDDRFGEYDESVIAGRYLEQYRTLRDEQGLL, encoded by the coding sequence ATGCAGATTGCGTTCGTCTCGATCGAGACGGTTCACCACCACGACACCGAGACGAACCAGCGGTGCCAGACCGTTCTTGAGGTGCTTCGCGATCACGGACACGACGTTCACTGCTTTTGTGCGAGGTTTTGGGACGACGAATCTCCCTCGCTCGAGCGAGACGACGTCACGTATCACGCCGTCACAGACGACGTAGAGTCGCGGCGGTCGTTTTGCCTTCGGTTGCCGTTCGATCTGGCGGCTGCAAGTCCGGACGTCGTCCACGCGAGCGCTCGGCCGCCTACGACCGTGCTCGCCGCCGCGGGTGGGGCGACGCTCGCACGGACACCCCTGCTCGTCGAGTGGTACGGCGACGACGGCGTCGACGACGAGCAGTGGACCCGACGGGCGACCAAGCGCGGCGACCGACTGATCACCCCATCCGAACTCGTCGCGACGTGGGTCCGGGAGCGAGGAGGCGACGGCGACTGCGTCGAGACGATTCCGAACCCAATCGACATCGACCGAATTCAGGAGGTCTCGCCCGGTGAGGAAGTCGACGTCGTCTACGCCCGCCGACTCGACGAGGGAGCGAACCTCGAGAGCCTCCTGCTCGGTTTGGCGGAGCTACGCGACCGAGACTGGTCGACGACCGTCATCGGCGACGGGCCGGAGCGGGAGGCCTACGAACGCCTCGCGAGCGATCTCCGGATCGATGACCGGATCACCTTCGCCGGCGAGTGCTCACTCGAGGATCGACTCGCGGCCTATCGCGGTGCTCACGTCTTCGCGCAGACGGCAGAACACTGCGTGTTCCCGACGGAGATGTGTTGGGCGCTGGCTTCGGGGTGTGTCGGCATCGTCGAGTACCACGCGAACTCGAGCGCCCACGAACTCGTCGAGGGCTGGGACCGCGGCTTTCGGACTACGAGCGAGGAGGAACTGGCCGACGCGATTCTCGAAGCCGGCGACCTCGAGTACCGCGACTTCGACGACCGATTTGGAGAGTACGACGAGTCGGTGATCGCAGGTCGCTACCTCGAGCAGTACCGGACGCTGCGGGACGAACAGGGTCTATTGTAG
- a CDS encoding YgaP family membrane protein codes for MEQNMSQADRVIRGVSGIWLLSMSVGAVLDRRYVIGAITGIAGLGLLSNSVTGHCGGNAVLGIDTSSDASCSVE; via the coding sequence ATGGAACAAAACATGTCGCAGGCTGACCGGGTTATTCGCGGTGTGAGTGGAATCTGGTTGCTGTCAATGTCGGTTGGTGCAGTACTTGATCGACGGTACGTGATTGGGGCTATCACGGGTATCGCGGGACTCGGTCTACTGTCGAATTCCGTGACGGGTCACTGCGGCGGAAACGCAGTGCTCGGTATCGATACATCTTCGGATGCATCCTGCTCAGTGGAATAG
- a CDS encoding SDR family oxidoreductase: MIRTLVTGATGTLGTALRPRLTAAGHTVRAASRSPPQEPEGNLNWVELDLTDGTGLESALENTDVVIHTATAPQGDTAAVDVEGTKRLLEVAETAGVENFLYPSIVGIDEIPFPYYEQKVSGEIEVEESDIPTTIVRATQFHTFIAELLDSVAKLPLWPLPTNVQIQPIDVGEVADVIVDYAMLTASGRTDPIGGPNILSIGELAQVYRNTRGLRRPIIRVPIPGKTMAAFRTGRATCPEQKIGTVTWEERLAERYASGANDTPAHAKSPT, translated from the coding sequence ATGATCCGAACGCTGGTGACAGGCGCGACAGGTACGCTTGGGACAGCCCTTCGACCGCGGCTCACGGCGGCGGGTCACACTGTCCGAGCGGCGAGCCGTTCGCCCCCTCAAGAACCTGAAGGGAACCTCAACTGGGTGGAGCTCGATTTGACCGATGGCACGGGCCTCGAGTCGGCACTTGAAAACACCGACGTTGTCATCCACACGGCGACGGCCCCGCAGGGCGACACAGCGGCGGTTGATGTAGAGGGAACGAAACGACTTCTCGAGGTGGCTGAGACGGCAGGCGTAGAGAACTTCCTCTATCCGTCCATCGTCGGTATCGACGAGATTCCCTTCCCCTATTATGAACAAAAAGTCTCTGGTGAGATAGAAGTCGAGGAAAGCGATATACCGACGACTATCGTCCGTGCGACGCAGTTCCACACGTTCATTGCGGAACTGTTGGATTCGGTGGCGAAGCTTCCGCTGTGGCCCCTTCCGACGAACGTGCAGATTCAGCCTATCGATGTCGGCGAGGTCGCGGATGTTATAGTGGATTATGCGATGCTGACAGCGAGTGGTCGAACTGACCCAATTGGTGGACCCAACATCCTTTCAATTGGCGAGCTTGCACAGGTCTACCGTAATACGCGTGGCCTACGACGTCCGATCATCAGAGTTCCCATTCCCGGCAAAACGATGGCGGCGTTTCGGACTGGCCGTGCGACGTGCCCCGAGCAAAAGATTGGGACAGTCACGTGGGAGGAGCGGCTCGCGGAGCGATACGCGAGTGGAGCGAATGATACCCCAGCTCATGCGAAATCACCAACGTGA
- a CDS encoding helix-turn-helix domain-containing protein — translation MKHVRVRITAHGQAGDIHPMYGVLTETSFVERATAVQWNYTGDALGILHYVIGDAEALEKAMQKVPEVVGYDMERIDGRSCYVYVRDATTDSLREMFDPLTSGGLIAVPPIEYESDGTVVFSLFGPDDEIQDAIEGFSVPVDVTIEEVGNLTSTAATIEATFTDRQREVAKTAVQLGYYDIPRSAGQEDIAAELDCAPSTIAEHLRKVEARILRAQFA, via the coding sequence ATGAAACACGTCCGGGTGCGCATTACGGCCCATGGACAAGCAGGTGATATCCACCCGATGTACGGTGTACTGACTGAGACATCGTTCGTTGAGCGAGCGACGGCAGTACAGTGGAATTATACCGGAGACGCACTCGGCATCCTCCATTACGTTATTGGCGACGCCGAGGCACTCGAAAAAGCGATGCAAAAGGTTCCGGAGGTCGTCGGCTACGACATGGAACGTATCGACGGGCGATCATGCTACGTGTACGTCCGAGACGCGACGACTGATTCGCTCCGAGAGATGTTCGATCCTCTGACCTCCGGTGGCCTTATTGCCGTCCCCCCTATCGAATACGAATCTGATGGAACGGTGGTTTTCTCACTGTTCGGTCCTGACGACGAGATACAAGATGCAATCGAAGGCTTCTCTGTTCCGGTTGACGTGACTATCGAAGAGGTGGGCAATCTCACTAGCACGGCTGCTACTATTGAGGCCACCTTCACCGACCGACAGCGTGAAGTTGCCAAAACGGCAGTACAACTGGGTTACTACGACATCCCTCGGAGCGCCGGTCAGGAAGACATTGCCGCGGAATTGGACTGTGCGCCAAGTACCATTGCTGAACACCTGCGGAAAGTTGAAGCCCGGATACTCCGAGCGCAGTTCGCCTAA
- the trpB gene encoding tryptophan synthase subunit beta, protein MSDGVFDGYGGRHVPDPLLEPLEQLATAYDDVAESEAFQTELRDLLEEFAGRPTPLYYARNLSDRYGAEIYLKREDLLHGGAHKINNVLGQALLAKRAGRERLIAETGAGQHGTATAMVGALLDLETEIYMGAKDIARQEMNVFRMRLMGAEVNEVTRGEEGLADAVDAALEDFAENVDDTHYLVGSVVGPDPFPRMVRDFQSVIGREAREQIRERTGDLPDAAVACVGGGSNAIGLFHAFRDDDVDFYGAEGGGEGADSSRHAAPLASGSDDVIHGMKTRVIGEDVDVHSVSAGLDYPGVGPEHAMYRAVGRCEYTGITDEEALAAFRELSATEGIVPALESSHAIARAIHLAEAGEHDTILVNLSGRGDKDMETAASKFDL, encoded by the coding sequence ATGTCCGATGGTGTCTTCGACGGCTACGGCGGCCGTCACGTCCCCGACCCGCTTCTCGAGCCACTCGAGCAACTCGCGACGGCCTACGACGACGTCGCCGAGAGCGAGGCGTTCCAGACCGAACTGCGCGACCTCCTCGAGGAGTTCGCCGGCCGGCCGACGCCGCTTTACTACGCCCGTAACCTGAGCGACCGCTACGGTGCCGAGATCTACCTCAAACGAGAGGACCTGCTCCACGGCGGCGCGCACAAGATCAACAACGTGCTCGGCCAGGCACTGTTGGCCAAACGCGCCGGACGCGAGCGACTGATCGCCGAGACGGGAGCCGGCCAACACGGCACCGCGACGGCCATGGTCGGCGCGCTACTCGACCTCGAGACGGAGATCTACATGGGCGCGAAAGACATCGCCCGCCAGGAGATGAACGTCTTCCGAATGCGGCTCATGGGTGCCGAGGTCAACGAGGTCACGCGCGGCGAGGAGGGCCTCGCAGACGCCGTCGACGCCGCACTCGAGGATTTCGCCGAAAACGTCGACGACACACACTACCTCGTGGGCAGCGTCGTCGGTCCCGACCCGTTCCCGCGGATGGTCCGGGACTTCCAGTCCGTCATCGGCCGTGAAGCCCGCGAGCAGATTCGCGAGCGGACGGGCGACCTGCCCGACGCCGCAGTCGCCTGCGTCGGCGGCGGCTCGAACGCCATCGGCCTCTTCCACGCCTTTCGAGACGACGACGTCGACTTCTACGGTGCCGAAGGCGGCGGCGAGGGCGCGGACTCGAGTCGCCACGCAGCGCCGCTGGCGTCGGGATCCGACGACGTCATCCACGGCATGAAGACTCGAGTCATCGGCGAGGACGTCGACGTCCACTCCGTTTCGGCCGGTCTCGACTACCCCGGCGTCGGCCCGGAACACGCCATGTACCGGGCCGTCGGCCGCTGTGAGTACACCGGAATCACCGACGAAGAAGCCCTCGCGGCCTTTCGCGAACTGAGCGCCACGGAAGGAATCGTCCCCGCTCTCGAGTCCAGTCACGCCATCGCCCGCGCGATCCACCTCGCCGAAGCCGGCGAGCACGACACCATCCTCGTCAATCTCTCCGGACGCGGCGACAAGGATATGGAAACCGCCGCCTCGAAGTTCGACCTGTAA